The Blastomonas fulva genome contains a region encoding:
- a CDS encoding translocation/assembly module TamB domain-containing protein — protein sequence MAEEPITPPDAVDAPTPRRPVRWVRGLLLTVLGLAVAIGALVLALDTGPGRRFIAEQLAGYQLKSGLKLRVARIDGSIYGKAVLRGVEVYDTKRVFLTASTVDLDWRPLRFLANRLDIRDLVIRRGELRSLPVLNPGDPDDPLLPAFDIRIDRLRADGFVIRQGIAGARRVGNIAGKVDIRSGRVLVDARAALTDGTDRLAVTLDAMPDQNRLMIDADVTAPANGAIAAIAGMNQDLTASIKGRGDWDFWQGKLAVTLGPGELAAIDINQREGNVRMTGYVRPAPLIGTQMARALGPAVGLSANGTLDARVLSGTLALAAQAGTLNAEGAIDLGENRFDGLELVALLTRPQLLAPGLEARNLRGAITLDGAFTDLAAPYRLTADRLALAGLSADTVRAEGTLTRTGSDFTIPVKVSATRVVTGNAYGDRLASGLAGEGVVRMREGQLSSDPIRLASRAFTALVQLSGSAQRGRYLAVADVRLPAFGVENVGDADIDANVRLAFGGGAGWDMLGDVRVLMRRVVNETVVTLIGPAPRFAAKFSYGAGQPLVLRDASLAAEKLALQGGGRVESDGRIVLRASGRHRDYGPLDVSADSIRGDTRAVLTLDEPLPALGVRELRLALGTVPDGFSVDVTGQSTLGPLEGATRIYAREAGRTLIEIERFTVSQALFAGDIFATRAGIEGALTVSGGGITGNVTLDPRAQGQGVKALLDLANARFDGDVPITINRGSVEIDALIAEGRNTVTGSIRAQGIGRGPLFIGRLAANANLVNGEGKVTASMTGKRGSNFDLQTSVQVARDALVIAGNGQYGNRRLRLMRPARLSKLDDGGWRLAPAVLRVGRGRIGAQGRIGGGLTDVTAQFNTVPMALFDVAVRELGFGGNASGTLNYRQAEGGVPTGKASLKLDNITRTGLIANSRPVDISANLALTADALAMRAVIAEQDKTVGRAQARISGLPAGFDLFGRLQRGTLAGQLRFNGPADSLWRLLGIEAFDVTGQVGVAADLSGSLLDPRINGVLATRTARLESGVAGTVITDIASRGQFNGSRLTFSSFSGKAGPNGTISGSGYVDYGGLFASPSQGVAVEMRANAKNAQLVNRDDFGATVTGPLTISSSGTSGTLGGDVVLNRGRFRLGQFNAAQALPVINVREINRRADEAPRRQRPAIWRYDVKARATNQFTVTGLGLNSEWGANVTLTGTIDAPRITGQADLVRGEYEFAGREFDLVRGRINFRGETPPNPSLDIAASANLTDLNATINVRGTGLAPEISFTSTPALPEDELLARLLFGSSITDISAPEAVQLAAALASLRGGGGLDPINALRGAIGLDRLRIVEGNQTLGQGTSIAAGKYITRNTYVEIVTDGRGYSATQVEFQITRWLSLLSSISTIGRQSANVRISKDY from the coding sequence ATGGCAGAGGAGCCGATCACCCCGCCCGACGCCGTGGATGCGCCCACACCGCGCAGGCCGGTGCGCTGGGTGCGCGGGCTTTTGCTCACCGTGCTCGGGCTGGCGGTCGCGATCGGGGCGCTGGTGCTCGCGCTCGATACCGGGCCGGGGCGCCGATTCATTGCGGAGCAGCTGGCGGGCTATCAGCTCAAGTCCGGGCTCAAGCTGCGCGTCGCGCGGATCGATGGGTCGATCTATGGCAAGGCGGTGCTGCGCGGGGTCGAGGTGTACGATACCAAACGCGTGTTCCTCACCGCTTCGACCGTCGATCTCGACTGGCGGCCGCTGCGCTTCCTCGCCAACCGGCTGGACATCCGCGATCTCGTCATCCGGCGCGGCGAACTGCGCAGCCTGCCCGTGCTCAACCCCGGCGATCCCGACGATCCGCTGCTGCCGGCATTCGATATCCGCATCGATCGGCTGCGCGCCGATGGCTTTGTCATCCGGCAAGGCATCGCCGGTGCGCGCCGGGTCGGAAACATCGCCGGCAAGGTCGATATCCGCTCGGGCCGGGTGCTGGTCGATGCGCGCGCGGCGCTGACCGACGGCACCGACCGGCTAGCGGTCACTCTCGATGCGATGCCAGACCAGAACCGGCTGATGATCGATGCCGATGTCACCGCGCCAGCCAACGGCGCGATCGCTGCGATCGCCGGGATGAACCAGGATCTGACCGCCTCCATCAAGGGCCGCGGCGACTGGGATTTCTGGCAGGGCAAGCTCGCTGTAACATTGGGCCCCGGCGAACTCGCCGCGATCGACATCAACCAGCGCGAGGGCAATGTGCGGATGACGGGCTATGTCCGTCCCGCGCCGCTGATCGGCACGCAGATGGCACGCGCGCTGGGTCCGGCGGTGGGCCTGTCGGCGAATGGCACGCTCGATGCCCGGGTGCTTTCGGGCACGCTGGCGCTCGCGGCGCAGGCGGGCACGCTCAACGCCGAAGGGGCGATCGATCTGGGCGAAAACCGCTTCGACGGGCTCGAACTCGTGGCGCTGCTGACACGGCCGCAGCTGCTCGCTCCCGGGCTGGAGGCGCGCAACCTGCGCGGCGCGATCACGCTTGACGGTGCATTCACCGATCTTGCTGCGCCCTATCGGCTGACCGCCGACCGGCTGGCGCTGGCGGGGCTCAGCGCCGATACGGTGCGCGCGGAAGGGACGCTGACCCGCACGGGCAGCGACTTCACGATTCCGGTCAAGGTCAGCGCAACGCGCGTCGTCACCGGCAATGCCTATGGCGACCGGCTGGCCAGCGGGCTGGCTGGCGAAGGTGTCGTGCGGATGCGCGAGGGGCAATTGAGCAGCGATCCGATCCGGCTCGCCAGCCGCGCCTTCACCGCTCTGGTCCAGCTTTCGGGCAGCGCTCAGCGCGGGCGCTATCTGGCGGTCGCCGATGTCCGGCTGCCCGCTTTCGGGGTCGAGAATGTCGGCGATGCCGATATCGATGCCAATGTCCGCCTCGCCTTTGGCGGCGGTGCGGGCTGGGACATGCTGGGCGATGTTCGCGTGCTGATGCGCCGTGTGGTCAACGAGACGGTAGTGACGCTGATCGGCCCTGCTCCGCGCTTTGCAGCCAAGTTTAGCTACGGCGCGGGCCAGCCCCTCGTGCTGCGTGATGCCAGCCTTGCGGCAGAGAAGCTCGCGCTGCAGGGCGGCGGACGGGTGGAGAGTGATGGCCGCATCGTGTTGCGCGCCAGCGGACGTCACCGCGATTACGGCCCGCTCGATGTCAGCGCGGATTCGATCCGGGGAGACACCCGCGCGGTGCTTACGCTCGACGAGCCGCTGCCGGCGCTGGGGGTGCGCGAACTGCGGCTCGCGCTGGGCACCGTGCCCGATGGCTTTTCGGTCGACGTGACTGGCCAGTCCACGCTGGGTCCGCTCGAAGGCGCAACGCGGATCTACGCGCGCGAGGCCGGGCGCACGCTGATCGAGATCGAGCGCTTCACCGTGTCGCAGGCGCTATTTGCGGGGGATATCTTCGCGACCCGCGCCGGGATCGAGGGCGCGCTCACCGTGTCCGGGGGCGGTATCACCGGCAATGTCACGCTCGATCCGCGCGCGCAGGGGCAGGGGGTCAAGGCGCTGCTCGATCTCGCCAATGCACGGTTCGACGGCGATGTGCCGATCACCATCAACCGGGGTTCGGTCGAAATCGACGCGCTGATCGCCGAGGGCCGTAACACGGTCACCGGTTCGATCCGTGCGCAGGGCATCGGACGCGGTCCGCTGTTCATCGGGCGGCTGGCGGCGAATGCCAATCTGGTGAACGGCGAAGGCAAGGTCACTGCATCGATGACGGGCAAGCGCGGCAGCAACTTCGATCTGCAGACGAGCGTTCAAGTAGCCCGCGATGCCCTGGTGATCGCGGGCAACGGCCAATATGGCAACCGGCGGCTGCGTCTGATGCGCCCGGCGCGGCTAAGCAAGCTCGACGATGGCGGCTGGCGGCTGGCACCGGCGGTGCTGCGCGTCGGACGCGGACGGATCGGCGCGCAGGGCCGCATAGGCGGCGGGCTGACCGATGTCACCGCGCAGTTCAACACGGTGCCGATGGCGCTGTTCGATGTCGCGGTTCGCGAGCTCGGCTTCGGCGGCAATGCCTCGGGCACGCTCAATTATCGCCAGGCCGAAGGCGGGGTGCCGACGGGCAAGGCCAGCCTCAAGCTCGACAACATCACCCGCACCGGCCTGATCGCAAACTCGCGCCCGGTCGATATCTCGGCCAATCTGGCGCTGACGGCCGATGCCCTCGCGATGCGCGCGGTGATTGCCGAGCAGGACAAGACCGTCGGCCGCGCGCAGGCCCGGATCAGCGGCCTGCCCGCCGGGTTCGATCTGTTCGGGCGATTGCAGCGCGGCACGCTTGCGGGGCAATTGCGCTTCAACGGCCCGGCAGATTCGCTGTGGCGGCTGCTGGGGATCGAGGCGTTCGATGTCACCGGCCAGGTCGGCGTGGCTGCCGACCTTTCGGGCAGCCTGCTCGATCCGCGGATAAACGGCGTGCTTGCGACGCGCACCGCGCGGCTGGAAAGCGGAGTCGCTGGCACGGTGATCACCGACATCGCCTCGCGCGGGCAGTTCAACGGGTCGCGGCTGACCTTCTCCAGCTTCAGCGGCAAGGCGGGGCCTAACGGCACGATATCGGGATCGGGCTATGTCGATTATGGCGGGCTGTTCGCCTCGCCCTCGCAGGGCGTGGCGGTCGAGATGCGGGCCAATGCGAAGAACGCGCAATTGGTCAACCGCGACGATTTCGGCGCGACCGTCACCGGGCCGCTCACCATCTCGTCGAGCGGCACATCGGGAACGCTTGGCGGGGATGTCGTGCTCAACCGCGGCCGCTTCCGCCTCGGCCAGTTCAACGCGGCGCAGGCGCTGCCAGTGATCAACGTGCGCGAGATCAACCGCCGCGCCGACGAGGCACCGCGCCGCCAGCGCCCCGCGATCTGGCGCTACGATGTCAAGGCACGCGCGACCAACCAGTTCACCGTCACTGGGCTCGGGCTCAACAGCGAATGGGGCGCCAATGTCACGCTCACCGGAACGATCGATGCGCCGCGGATCACCGGCCAGGCCGATCTGGTGCGCGGCGAATATGAGTTTGCCGGGCGCGAGTTTGATCTGGTGCGCGGGCGGATAAATTTCCGCGGCGAAACCCCGCCCAATCCCTCGCTCGACATCGCAGCCTCGGCCAATCTCACCGATCTCAACGCCACGATCAACGTCCGCGGCACGGGTCTGGCGCCGGAGATCAGCTTCACCAGCACGCCCGCGCTGCCCGAGGACGAGCTGCTCGCGCGGCTGCTTTTCGGGTCGTCGATCACCGATATCTCCGCGCCGGAAGCGGTGCAGCTGGCCGCAGCTCTGGCCTCGCTGCGCGGTGGCGGCGGGCTCGACCCGATCAACGCGCTGCGCGGGGCGATCGGGCTCGACCGGCTGCGCATCGTCGAGGGCAACCAGACGCTTGGGCAGGGCACCAGCATCGCGGCGGGCAAGTACATCACCCGCAACACCTATGTCGAGATCGTCACCGATGGGCGCGGCTATTCGGCGACGCAGGTGGAGTTCCAGATCACGCGCTGGCTGTCCTTGCTGTCGTCGATCTCGACTATCGGTCGCCAAAGCGCCAATGTGCGGATATCGAAGGATTATTGA
- a CDS encoding autotransporter assembly complex protein TamA, protein MSLADRACLATAWTLALLAAGTAMPQSARAQAAAADPAAAEAAAPDLPAEPAPPPQLDDPLGIDPLAPLDQLPGMEVEWPDGGDVPPWPGEFAVEDTLPSETQAADASDSANPDSVATGADDVRDGLVASALPAAEDLADAPGDGADSAADRRAERQAEREQRRAERQALREIDDGDVRYQVVVNFVPSEDLKALDQGAFTSRFRALSTLERLADDDANLAQVNRRARDDRDLLDTMLHVYGFYDADVRNSVARIEGQERVALTFDITAGPLYTLSAIDLAGLDAVGVDVPAMRAAFGMKVGDPANSDTIVAGRLALLTGLLETGFPFAETGEPDLLVDHDQRSGALTLAVKPGGQYRFGGIVTDDDDLFGSRHLQRIARFDRGDIFQASDVDDLRRAILATGLVSTITLTPVAATPPAGTEPGTVDIAVDTVAAPLRTIAGAVGYGTGEGYRAEVSWEHRNFFPPEGLVRARAVGGTQEQLINLVYRRNNFMTRDRVLTAQVLASNINRDAFEARTFLVSASLERQTNLIFQKKWTWSVGGELVLTDERDGRSRIVGGSRRTFFIAALPTSLTYDGSDDLLDPGKGFRLGGRVSPEYSLQSGSQGYVRIQLDGSYYQPVSDRIVMAGRVRLGSTFGADRFDIAPSRRFYAGGGGSVRGYGFQRIGPRDGNDDPIGGNGLAEFSLEARVRFGDFGVVPFFDAGNVYANSVPDFSGLRYGAGIGVRYYSSFGPLRIDVATPLNRQTGDSRIGVYISLGQAF, encoded by the coding sequence ATGAGTCTGGCTGATCGCGCTTGCCTGGCAACGGCCTGGACACTGGCTTTGCTGGCCGCCGGCACCGCGATGCCGCAATCCGCGCGCGCACAGGCCGCAGCCGCCGACCCCGCCGCTGCGGAAGCCGCCGCGCCCGATCTGCCAGCTGAGCCAGCCCCGCCGCCGCAGCTCGATGACCCGCTGGGGATCGATCCGCTTGCCCCGTTGGACCAGCTTCCCGGCATGGAGGTCGAATGGCCCGATGGCGGCGATGTGCCGCCCTGGCCGGGCGAATTTGCGGTGGAAGACACGCTGCCTTCAGAAACCCAGGCCGCCGATGCATCCGACAGCGCCAATCCCGACAGCGTCGCGACCGGTGCCGACGATGTCCGCGATGGCCTTGTGGCATCGGCGCTGCCGGCTGCAGAAGACTTGGCAGATGCCCCAGGCGATGGCGCGGATTCCGCCGCCGACCGCCGCGCCGAGCGCCAGGCAGAGCGCGAGCAGCGCCGCGCAGAACGGCAGGCGCTGCGCGAGATCGACGATGGCGATGTGCGCTATCAGGTGGTGGTCAACTTCGTGCCGTCCGAGGATCTGAAGGCGCTCGACCAGGGTGCGTTCACCAGCCGCTTCCGCGCGCTCTCGACGCTCGAACGGCTGGCGGACGACGACGCCAACCTCGCGCAGGTCAACCGCCGCGCGCGCGACGACCGCGATCTGCTCGACACCATGCTCCATGTCTATGGCTTTTACGATGCCGATGTCCGCAATTCGGTTGCGCGGATCGAGGGGCAAGAGAGGGTCGCGCTGACCTTCGATATCACCGCAGGGCCGCTCTACACGCTGAGCGCGATCGATCTGGCGGGGCTCGATGCTGTTGGCGTCGATGTGCCCGCGATGCGCGCAGCCTTCGGCATGAAGGTGGGGGACCCCGCCAATTCCGACACCATCGTCGCAGGACGACTGGCGCTGCTGACCGGGTTGCTCGAAACGGGCTTTCCCTTTGCCGAAACCGGCGAGCCCGATCTGCTGGTCGACCACGACCAGCGCAGCGGCGCGCTGACCCTGGCAGTCAAGCCCGGCGGGCAGTATCGCTTTGGCGGTATCGTCACCGACGATGATGACCTGTTCGGATCACGCCATCTTCAGCGGATCGCGCGCTTCGACCGCGGCGATATCTTCCAGGCCTCCGATGTCGACGATCTGCGCCGCGCGATCCTGGCAACCGGGCTGGTCTCTACGATCACGCTGACCCCCGTAGCCGCGACACCGCCTGCAGGGACCGAACCCGGCACCGTCGACATCGCGGTCGATACCGTGGCAGCGCCGCTGCGTACCATTGCGGGTGCGGTCGGCTATGGCACGGGGGAAGGCTATCGCGCCGAGGTCAGCTGGGAGCATCGCAACTTCTTCCCGCCCGAAGGCCTGGTGCGCGCCCGCGCGGTGGGCGGCACGCAGGAACAGCTGATCAACCTGGTCTATCGCCGCAACAATTTCATGACCCGCGACCGCGTGCTGACCGCGCAGGTGCTGGCGAGCAACATCAACCGCGATGCCTTCGAGGCGCGCACCTTCCTCGTCTCGGCCTCGCTCGAACGGCAGACCAACCTGATCTTCCAGAAGAAATGGACCTGGTCAGTGGGGGGCGAGCTGGTGCTGACCGATGAACGCGATGGCCGCTCGCGCATCGTCGGCGGCAGCCGCCGGACTTTCTTCATCGCCGCGCTGCCGACATCCTTGACCTATGACGGCAGCGACGATCTGCTCGATCCGGGCAAGGGTTTCCGGCTAGGCGGGCGCGTGTCGCCCGAATATTCGCTGCAATCGGGCAGCCAGGGCTATGTGCGGATTCAGCTCGACGGCAGCTATTACCAGCCGGTGTCGGACAGGATCGTGATGGCGGGCCGGGTGCGGCTGGGCAGCACCTTTGGAGCCGACCGTTTCGACATCGCGCCTTCGCGGCGCTTCTATGCGGGCGGCGGCGGATCGGTGCGCGGCTACGGCTTCCAGCGGATCGGCCCGCGCGATGGCAATGACGATCCCATCGGGGGCAACGGCCTTGCCGAGTTCTCGCTCGAGGCGCGGGTGCGGTTCGGCGATTTCGGGGTGGTGCCGTTCTTCGATGCGGGCAATGTCTACGCCAACAGCGTCCCCGATTTCAGCGGGCTGCGCTATGGGGCGGGCATCGGCGTGCGCTATTACAGCAGCTTCGGTCCGCTGCGCATAGATGTCGCAACGCCGCTCAACCGCCAGACGGGCGACAGCCGGATCGGCGTCTATATCTCGCTGGGGCAGGCGTTCTGA
- a CDS encoding arginyltransferase produces MSAPARFPRFFVTNPGPCPYLPGKSERKVFTELNGPHADELNDALSRIGFRRSQNVAYRPSCLDCRACVSVRVVAEKFVPSPGQRKLLKRNRDLIVSACRPWSTQEQYDLLRRYLKARHPGGGMSEMDDMDYADMVEHSPVRSYVIEYREPNPDGSAGKLVGACLTDQQGDGLSMIYSFYEPEHPTRRGLGNYIIMDHIQRAARARLPYVYLGYWVKSSPRMQYKIKYQPLELLGPDGWHPFDLERDAGEV; encoded by the coding sequence GTGAGCGCACCGGCACGCTTCCCCCGATTCTTCGTCACCAACCCCGGTCCGTGCCCCTATCTGCCGGGCAAGAGCGAGCGCAAGGTGTTCACCGAGCTCAACGGCCCGCATGCCGACGAGCTCAACGATGCGCTGAGCCGCATCGGCTTTCGCCGCAGTCAGAACGTCGCCTATCGCCCCAGCTGTCTCGATTGCCGCGCTTGCGTTTCGGTGCGGGTGGTGGCGGAAAAGTTCGTGCCCAGCCCCGGCCAGCGCAAGCTGCTCAAGCGCAATCGCGATCTCATCGTCTCCGCCTGTCGTCCCTGGTCGACGCAGGAGCAGTACGATCTGCTGCGCCGCTATCTCAAGGCGCGCCACCCCGGCGGCGGCATGTCCGAGATGGATGACATGGACTATGCTGACATGGTCGAGCATTCGCCCGTGCGCAGCTATGTCATCGAATATCGCGAGCCCAACCCCGATGGCAGCGCGGGCAAGCTTGTCGGCGCGTGCCTCACCGATCAGCAGGGCGATGGGCTGTCGATGATCTACAGCTTCTACGAACCCGAGCATCCGACCCGGCGCGGGCTTGGCAACTACATCATCATGGATCACATCCAGCGCGCGGCGCGGGCGCGGTTGCCCTATGTGTATCTGGGCTATTGGGTAAAATCTTCGCCGCGCATGCAGTACAAGATCAAATATCAGCCGCTTGAGCTGCTTGGTCCCGATGGCTGGCATCCCTTCGACCTTGAACGCGACGCGGGCGAGGTCTAG
- a CDS encoding threonine ammonia-lyase, which translates to MTSPTAQLTLETIRAAHQRIAGAIVRTPTLVSRTLSAITGATVYLKFENLQFTAAYKERGALNFLSQMTEEAKAKGVIAASAGNHAQGLAWHGTRLGVPVTIVMPKTTPTIKVQQTEANGGKVILFGEKYDDAYAHARELEVTEGLTFVHPFDDPVIAAGQGTVAIEMLEDAPEIDHFVIPIGGGGLFSGMGTAARALKPGIKLTGVQAQLYPSMYNTVKGTNYPCEGDTLAEGIAVKQPGDFTREIVRALADDIVLVTEPQLETAVSLLLQIEKTVAEGAGAAGLAALLAEPERFAGQTVGVVLCGGNIDTRLLANVLLRDLARSGRLARLRIALQDRPGALFKVMRQFDAHQVNIIEIYHQRVFTNLPAKGLITDIECEARDRGQLEALITSLKASGYDVGLVEVA; encoded by the coding sequence ATGACCAGCCCCACCGCCCAGCTCACCCTCGAGACCATCCGCGCCGCGCACCAGCGGATCGCCGGAGCGATCGTCCGTACCCCCACGCTTGTCAGCAGGACCTTGTCGGCGATTACCGGGGCGACGGTCTATCTCAAGTTCGAGAACCTGCAGTTCACCGCGGCGTACAAGGAACGCGGCGCGCTCAATTTCCTCTCCCAGATGACCGAAGAGGCCAAGGCCAAGGGCGTGATCGCGGCCTCTGCCGGCAACCACGCGCAGGGTCTGGCCTGGCACGGCACCCGACTGGGTGTTCCGGTCACCATCGTGATGCCCAAGACCACGCCCACCATCAAGGTGCAGCAGACCGAGGCGAACGGGGGCAAGGTCATCCTGTTCGGCGAGAAATACGACGACGCCTATGCGCACGCCCGCGAGCTCGAGGTGACCGAGGGGCTGACCTTCGTCCACCCGTTCGACGATCCGGTGATCGCAGCAGGGCAGGGAACGGTCGCGATCGAGATGCTCGAGGATGCGCCCGAGATCGATCATTTCGTCATCCCGATTGGCGGCGGCGGGCTGTTCTCCGGAATGGGCACCGCAGCGCGCGCGCTCAAGCCGGGCATCAAGCTGACAGGCGTGCAGGCGCAGCTCTATCCCAGCATGTACAACACGGTGAAGGGCACCAATTACCCATGCGAGGGCGACACGCTCGCCGAAGGCATCGCGGTCAAGCAGCCCGGCGATTTCACGCGCGAGATCGTCCGTGCGCTCGCCGACGACATCGTGCTGGTGACAGAGCCCCAATTGGAAACCGCGGTCAGCCTGTTGCTGCAGATCGAAAAGACTGTGGCCGAAGGCGCAGGCGCCGCGGGGCTGGCCGCTTTGCTCGCTGAGCCCGAGCGCTTTGCCGGGCAGACCGTGGGCGTGGTGCTGTGCGGCGGCAACATCGACACGCGGCTGCTCGCCAACGTGCTGCTGCGTGATCTGGCGCGATCGGGCCGCCTCGCCCGCCTGCGCATCGCGTTGCAGGACCGCCCAGGCGCGCTATTCAAGGTGATGCGCCAGTTCGACGCGCATCAGGTCAACATCATCGAGATATACCACCAGCGCGTCTTCACCAACCTCCCCGCCAAGGGCCTGATCACCGACATCGAATGCGAAGCGCGCGATCGCGGCCAGCTCGAAGCGCTGATCACTTCGCTGAAGGCCAGCGGCTATGATGTGGGTCTGGTCGAGGTGGCTTGA
- a CDS encoding NAD(P)-dependent oxidoreductase — MANIAFIGIGVMGGPMARHLGNNGHSLALYNRSPAKVQGWLEANPHLAGTVRIAATPADAAEGMDAVITCVGNDDDLAQVIMGRQGAFNTLPKGAVFIDHTTVSATIARQISVEGRAKGILCVDGPVTGGQAGAENGTLAIMCGGKKDAVDAARPIIKSYATRIVHVGGPGDGQTTKMVNQICIAGVLGGLSEAMRFAQASRLDLDKVFSAISGGAAQSWQMDNRWKTMSEDSFDFGFAIDWMRKDLGLALDEARNNGASLPVAALLDQFFAEAQHLGAGRQDTSALVRRLPRK, encoded by the coding sequence ATGGCAAATATAGCATTTATCGGCATCGGTGTGATGGGCGGCCCCATGGCCCGCCATCTGGGCAACAATGGACATTCTCTGGCGCTGTACAATCGCAGCCCGGCCAAGGTGCAAGGCTGGCTCGAGGCCAATCCGCATCTGGCTGGCACGGTGCGGATCGCGGCAACCCCGGCAGACGCTGCCGAGGGCATGGACGCGGTCATCACCTGTGTCGGCAATGACGATGACTTGGCGCAGGTGATCATGGGCCGCCAGGGCGCGTTCAACACGCTGCCCAAGGGCGCGGTGTTCATCGATCACACCACGGTATCGGCCACCATCGCCCGGCAGATTTCGGTAGAGGGCCGCGCCAAAGGCATCCTGTGCGTCGATGGTCCGGTCACCGGCGGGCAGGCGGGCGCCGAAAACGGCACGCTGGCGATCATGTGCGGCGGCAAGAAGGACGCGGTCGATGCCGCACGGCCGATCATCAAGAGCTATGCCACCCGCATCGTCCATGTCGGCGGCCCCGGCGACGGCCAGACCACCAAGATGGTCAACCAGATCTGCATCGCCGGTGTGCTGGGCGGATTGAGCGAGGCGATGCGCTTTGCGCAGGCGAGCCGGCTCGATCTCGACAAGGTCTTCTCCGCCATTTCGGGCGGCGCGGCGCAAAGCTGGCAGATGGACAACCGCTGGAAGACGATGTCGGAAGACAGCTTCGATTTCGGCTTTGCCATCGACTGGATGCGCAAGGACCTTGGCCTCGCGCTCGACGAGGCGCGCAACAACGGCGCGTCGCTGCCGGTGGCGGCGCTGCTCGACCAGTTCTTCGCCGAAGCCCAGCATCTGGGCGCAGGGCGTCAGGATACCAGCGCCCTCGTTCGCAGGCTGCCGCGCAAGTGA
- a CDS encoding amidohydrolase, translated as MIARTLPRVLALAAALLASASVPALADGLIENVNGMTLDAKGKVVSFTGLVIDDDGKVKALLERRDKRPEKLDYKLDGEGRTLMPGIIDAHGHVMGLGFSLLTLDLSGTRSLEEALGLIKAYADENPSRPWIIGRGWNQEKWGLGRFPTAADLDTVVPDRPVWLERVDGHAGWANSAAMRTAGVKPDVKDPPGGRVERIGGKPAGVFVDAAESLVSKSVPPPRAVDRDAALIAAQDHLLALGITVIADMGTTIDDWQAYRRAGDERRLYVRIMAYAAGIDAMVAIGGPRPTPWLYDDRLRLNGVKLYLDGALGSRGALLKADYADKPGERGLAFVNDTQLLNMMSRAAMDDFQVAAHAIGDGANAQALSAIEELAKDYKGDRRWRIEHAQIIDPVDIPRFARNGIIASMQPVHQISDRTMAEARLGPARLAGAYAWKSLVDAKVPLAFGSDTPVESPDPFAGLAAAITREGADGQPFGGWQPQERLGRVQAIDAFTRGGAYAGFAEDRFGTLQPGMRADFILLDVDPLLSSPSELRNAKVVETWIGGVRRFEARGKK; from the coding sequence GTGATCGCCCGGACCCTTCCGCGCGTCCTCGCGCTCGCCGCCGCATTGCTCGCCAGCGCCTCTGTGCCTGCGCTCGCCGATGGGCTGATCGAAAACGTCAACGGCATGACGCTCGACGCCAAGGGCAAGGTGGTCAGCTTTACCGGGCTGGTCATCGACGATGACGGCAAGGTGAAAGCCCTGCTCGAGCGCCGCGACAAGCGCCCCGAAAAGCTCGACTACAAGCTCGACGGCGAAGGCCGCACTTTGATGCCGGGCATCATCGATGCGCACGGCCATGTCATGGGGCTGGGCTTTTCGCTGCTGACGCTCGACCTGTCGGGCACGCGCTCGCTTGAAGAGGCGCTGGGGCTGATCAAGGCCTATGCCGACGAGAACCCGTCGCGCCCATGGATCATCGGACGCGGCTGGAACCAGGAAAAATGGGGCCTTGGCCGCTTCCCCACCGCAGCGGACCTCGACACCGTCGTGCCCGACCGCCCTGTGTGGCTCGAGCGGGTCGATGGTCATGCCGGCTGGGCCAACAGCGCCGCGATGAGGACAGCCGGCGTCAAGCCCGACGTCAAGGATCCGCCGGGAGGCCGCGTCGAGCGGATCGGTGGCAAGCCTGCGGGCGTGTTCGTCGATGCCGCCGAGAGCCTTGTTTCCAAATCGGTACCACCGCCGCGCGCGGTCGATCGCGATGCGGCGCTGATCGCGGCGCAGGACCATCTGCTGGCGCTGGGCATCACCGTCATCGCGGACATGGGCACGACGATCGACGACTGGCAGGCCTATCGCCGCGCGGGTGACGAGCGGCGGCTGTATGTCCGGATCATGGCCTATGCGGCCGGGATCGACGCGATGGTCGCGATCGGCGGCCCGCGCCCGACGCCTTGGCTTTACGACGACCGGCTGCGGCTCAACGGGGTGAAGCTGTATCTCGACGGCGCGCTGGGATCGCGCGGCGCGCTGCTCAAGGCCGATTATGCCGACAAGCCCGGCGAGCGCGGCCTCGCCTTCGTCAACGACACCCAGCTGCTCAACATGATGAGCCGCGCGGCAATGGACGACTTCCAGGTCGCCGCGCATGCCATCGGCGATGGTGCCAACGCACAGGCGCTGTCCGCGATCGAGGAGCTCGCCAAGGACTACAAGGGCGACCGGCGCTGGCGGATCGAACATGCGCAGATCATTGATCCGGTCGACATTCCGCGCTTTGCCAGGAACGGTATCATCGCCTCGATGCAGCCGGTGCACCAGATATCCGATCGGACGATGGCCGAGGCGCGGCTGGGCCCCGCCCGGCTCGCCGGTGCCTATGCGTGGAAGTCTTTGGTCGATGCCAAGGTCCCGCTTGCCTTCGGATCGGACACCCCGGTGGAATCGCCCGACCCCTTTGCCGGGCTCGCAGCCGCGATCACCCGCGAGGGAGCAGATGGGCAGCCGTTCGGCGGATGGCAGCCGCAAGAAAGGCTCGGACGGGTACAGGCGATCGATGCGTTCACCCGCGGCGGCGCCTATGCCGGATTTGCCGAGGACCGCTTCGGCACGCTGCAGCCGGGCATGCGCGCGGACTTCATCCTGCTCGATGTCGACCCGCTGCTCAGCAGCCCGAGCGAACTGCGCAATGCCAAGGTCGTCGAAACCTGGATCGGTGGTGTTCGCCGCTTCGAAGCGCGCGGCAAGAAGTGA